The Streptomyces sp. R28 region CGAAGACCTCGGGCTCCATGACATAGATGCCGGTGTTCACGGTGTCCGAGAAGACCTGCCCCCAGGTCGGCTTCTCCAGGAAGCGCTCGACCCGGCCCTCCTCGTCGACGATGGTGATGCCGAATTCCAACGGATTGGGCACACGCGTCAGACAGACGGTGACCAGCGCGCCCTTTTCCTTGTGGAAATTGATCAGCTCAGTGAGGTCGAAGTCGGTCAGGGCATCACCGGAGATGACGAGGAAAGCATCGTCCTTCAACGCCTCTTCGGCGTTCTTGACGCTTCCGGCGGTACCGAGTGGCTTCTCCTCATTGGCATAGCTGAGCTCCATTCCGAGCTCTTCACCGTCACCAAAGTAGTTCTTGACCAGAGAGGCCAAGAACTGAACAGTTACGACGGTCTCACTCAGCCCATGCCTTTTGAGCAGCCGCAGAACGTGCTCCATGATCGGCCGGTTGGCCACCGGCAGGAGCGGCTTGGGCATGCTTGAGGTCATGGGGCGAAGGCGTGTGCCTTCGCCTCCGGCCATCACGACGGCCTTCATGTCGGAAGCGTCCTCCTCTAAAGAGACGACGGTCTAGCCGACTTCACCCGTCAGATTGTCCCGCACTTTTCCACCGCGGGCCATCGAGCCGCTACGCCCGCTTCAATCGGCGAGTTCCATCGGCCATGGCGTCCGCACGGACCAGGCGGCGGACCTGTACCACGTACAGGACTCCTGCCCACCAGTACAGCGTTGTACCCCATCCAGCGAACGCCCATCCGAAAATAGCAGCGAGTGACGGGATCCAGCCACTCCCGTCACTGAGCAGCAACAACGGGAAGGCATACATCAGGTTGAACGTAGCTGCCTTCCCAAGGAAGTTCACCTGCGGCGGCGGATAGCCATGACGTCTGAGGATGCCCACCATCACCAGCAGAACCAGTTCTCGCGCCAAAAGTACAGCGGTCAACCAGACCGGCAGAATCTCGCGCCAGGTGAGACCGACCAAAGTCGAGAGAATGTAGAGCCGATCGGCCGCAGGATCGAGAAGCCGGCCGAGGCTGCTGATCTGGTTCCAACGTCGCGCGAGCTTGCCGTCCAGGTAGTCGCTGACGCCGCTCAGAGCCAGCACCAGGAATGCCCAGCCGTCACTGTTCGGCCCACCGAACTCAGGTCTGAGAATTAGCCACAGGAACAGTGGCACCCCAAGGAGCCGCGCCATGCTGAGGATGTTGGGGATGGTGAGGACCCGGTTCGTCTGAACACGGGTCTCCTGGACCTCCACCCGGAGCCTCCTGTGGGGAACGTACCTACGATGCCCCTGACCCTACCTCAACGCAAAAAAGCTCTGGCCCTTGGGCATGTAGCCCAAGAGCCAGAGCTCTAAAAGGAGTTCGGCGGCGTCCTACTCTCCCACAGGGTCCCCCCTGCAGTACCATCGGCGCTGTAAGGCTTAGCTTCCGGGTTCGGAATGTAACCGGGCGTTTCCCTCACGCTATAACCACCGAAACACTATGAAACTGTCGAACCATGCCGCACCATACCGTGGCCTGGCATGGGGCTGTTCGTGGTTTCAGAACCAACACAGTGGACGCGAGCAACTGAGGACAAGCCCTCGGCCTATTAGTACCGGTCACCTCCACACGTTACCGTGCTTCCAGATCCGGCCTATCAACCCAGTCGTCTACTGGGAGCCTTACCCCATCAAGTGGGTGGGAATACTCATCTCGAAGCAGGCTTCCCGCTTAGATGCTTTCAGCGGTTATCCCTCCCGAACGTAGCCAACCAGCCATGCCCTTGGCAGAACAACTGGCACACCAGAGGTTCGTCCGTCCCGGTCCTCTCGTACTAGGGACAGCCCTTCTCAATATTCCTGCGCGCGCAGCGGATAGGGACCGAACTGTCTCACGACGTTCTAAACCCAGCTCGCGTACCGCTTTAATGGGCGAACAGCCCAACCCTTGGGACCGACTCCAGCCCCAGGATGCGACGAGCCGACATCGAGGTGCCAAACCATCCCGTCGATATGGACTCTTGGGGAAGATCAGCCTGTTATCCCCGGGGTACCTTTTATCCGTTGAGCGACGGCGCTTCCACAAGCCACCGCCGGATCACTAGTCCCGACTTTCGTCCCTGCTCGACCCGTCGGTCTCACAGTCAAGCTCCCTTGTGCACTTACACTCAACACCTGATTGCCAACCAGGCTGAGGGAACCTTTGGGCGCCTCCGTTACTCTTTAGGAGGCAACCGCCCCAGTTAAACTACCCATCAGACACTGTCCCTGATCCGGATCACGGACCCAGGTTAGACATCCAGCACGACCAGAGTGGTATTTCAACGGCGACTCCACGAACACTGGCGTGCCCGCTTCAAAGTCTCCCACCTATCCTACACAAGCCGAACCGAACACCAATATCAAACTGTAGTAAAGGTCCCGGGGTCTTTCCGTCCTGCTGCGCGAAACGAGCATCTTTACTCGTAGTGCAATTTCACCGGGCCTATGGTTGAGACAGTCGAGAAGTCGTTACGCCATTCGTGCAGGTCGGAACTTACCCGACAAGGAATTTCGCTACCTTAGGATGGTTATAGTTACCACCGCCGTTTACTGGCGCTTAAGTTCTCAGCTTCGCCAGGACGAATCCTGACTAACCGGTCCCCTTAACGTTCCAGCACCGGGCAGGCGTCAGTCCGTATACATCGCCTTACGGCTTCGCACGGACCTGTGTTTTTAGTAAACAGTCGCTTCTCGCTGGTCTCTGCGGCCACCCCCAGCTCGAGGAGCAAGTCCTCTCACCAAGCGTGGCCCCCCTTCTCCCGAAGTTACGGGGGCATTTTGCCGAGTTCCTTAACCATAGTTCACCCGAACGCCTCGGTATTCTCTACCTGACCACCTGAGTCGGTTTAGGGTACGGGCCGCCATGAAACTCGCTAGAGGCTTTTCTCGACAGCATAGGATCATCCACTTCACCACAATCGGCTCGGCATCAGGTCTCACCCTGTATGAATGGCGGATTTACCTACCACTCGGGCTACACCCTTACCCCGGGACAACCACCGCCCGGGATGGACTACCTTCCTGCGTCACCCCATCACTCACCTACTACAGGTCTGGTCCGTCGGCTCCACCACTCCCCTTTGCCCGAAGGCTCCAGGGCGGCTTCACGGACTTAGCATCGCCCGATTCAATGTTTGACGCTTCACAGCGGGTACCGGAATATCAACCGGTTATCCATCGACTACGCCTGTCGGCCTCGCCTTAGGTCCCGACTTACCCTGGGCAGATCAGCTTGACCCAGGAACCCTTAGTCAATCGGCGCACACGTTTCTCACGTGTGAATCGCTACTCATGCCTGCATTCTCACTCGTGAACCGTCCACAACTACCTTCCGGTGCTGCTTCACCCGGCACACGACGCTCCCCTACCCATCACGATCCCCGTTGGGGGTACATATCGCAATGACACGACTTCGGCGGTACGCTTGAGCCCCGCTACATTGTCGGCGCGGAATCACTAGACCAGTGAGCTATTACGCACTCTTTCAAGGGTGGCTGCTTCTAAGCCAACCTCCTGGTTGTCTCTGCGACTCCACATCCTTTCCCACTTAGCGTACGCTTAGGGGCCTTAGTCGATGCTCTGGGCTGTTTCCCTCTCGACCATGGAGCTTATCCCCCACAGTCTCACTGCCGCGCTCTCACTTACCGGCATTCGGAGTTTGGCTAAGGTCAGTAACCCGGTAGGGCCCATCGCCTATCCAGTGCTCTACCTCCGGCAAGAAACACACGACGCTGCACCTAAATGCATTTCGGGGAGAACCAGCTATCACGGAGTTTGATTGGCCTTTCACCCCTAACCACAGGTCATCCCCCAGGTTTTCAACCCTGGTGGGTTCGGTCCTCCACGAAGTCTTACCTCCGCTTCAACCTGCCCATGGCTAGATCACTCCGCTTCGGGTCTTGAGCGCGCTACTGAATCGCCCTATTCGGACTCGCTTTCGCTACGGCTTCCCCACACGGGTTAACCTCGCAACACACCGCAAACTCGCAGGCTCATTCTTCAAAAGGCACGCAGTCACGAGAATGTGCAAGCACATTCCGACGCTCCCACGGCTTGTAGGCACACGGTTTCAGGTACTATTTCACTCCGCTCCCGCGGTACTTTTCACCATTCCCTCACGGTACTATCCGCTATCGGTCACCAGGGAATATTTAGGCTTAGCGGGTGGTCCCGCCAGATTCACACGGGATTTCTCGGGCCCCGTGCTACTTGGGTGTCTCTCAAACGAGCCGCTGACGTTTCGACTACGGGGGTCTTACCCTCTACGCCGGACCTTTCGCATGTCCTTCGCCTACATCAACGGTTTCTGACTCGTCCTGTTGCCGGCAGACAACAGAAGAGAGATCCCACAACCCCGCATACGCAACCCCTGCCGGGTCTCACACGTATACGGTTTAGCCTCATCCGGTTTCGCTCGCCACTACTCCCGGAATCACGGTTGTTTTCTCTTCCTGCGGGTACTGAGATGTTTCACTTCCCCGCGTTCCCTCCACATACCCTATGTGTTCAGGTATGGGTGACAGCCCATGACGACTGCCGGGTTTCCCCATTCGGAAACCCCCGGATCAAAGCCTGGTTGACGACTCCCCGGGGACTATCGTGGCCTCCCACGTCCTTCATCGGTTCCTGGTGCCAAGGCATCCACCGTGCGCCCTTAAAAACTTGGCCACAGATGCTCGCGTCCACTGTGCAGTTCTCAAACAACGACCAGCCACCCATCACCCCGAACCAACCGGTTCGAGTTCACTGGGGCCGGCATCGAAGGCTCCCGGCCAAACGGCCGTACCCTCAGACACCCAACAGCGTGCCCGACACCCTCGCCACTCATGATCAGCGTTCCACACTCCGAAGAGCAGTACTGGCAGCCCGAGATGACTGAAAGTGCCGAATAATCAACGTTCCACCCATGAGCAACCAGCATCAGACATTCGCTGATGTACTGGCCTCTGAACCAGGCAAGCCCGGCTTAGAAGTGCTCCTTAGAAAGGAGGTGATCCAGCCGCACCTTCCGGTACGGCTACCTTGTTACGACTTCGTCCCAATCGCCAGTCCCACCTTCGACAGCTCCCTCCCACAAGGGGTTGGGCCACCGGCTTCGGGTGTTACCGACTTTCGTGACGTGACGGGCGGTGTGTACAAGGCCCGGGAACGTATTCACCGCAGCAATGCTGATCTGCGATTACTAGCAACTCCGACTTCATGGGGTCGAGTTGCAGACCCCAATCCGAACTGAGACAGGCTTTTTGAGATTCGCTCCACCTCACGGTATCGCAGCTCATTGTACCTGCCATTGTAGCACGTGTGCAGCCCAAGACATAAGGGGCATGATGACTTGACGTCGTCCCCACCTTCCTCCGAGTTGACCCCGGCGGTCTCCTGTGAGTCCCCATCACCCCGAAGGGCATGCTGGCAACACAGGACAAGGGTTGCGCTCGTTGCGGGACTTAACCCAACATCTCACGACACGAGCTGACGACAGCCATGCACCACCTGTACACCGACCACAAGGGGGCGACCATCTCTGGCCGTTTCCGGTGTATGTCAAGCCTTGGTAAGGTTCTTCGCGTTGCGTCGAATTAAGCCACATGCTCCGCTGCTTGTGCGGGCCCCCGTCAATTCCTTTGAGTTTTAGCCTTGCGGCCGTACTCCCCAGGCGGGGAACTTAATGCGTTAGCTGCGGCACCGACGACGTGGAATGTCGCCAACACCTAGTTCCCACCGTTTACGGCGTGGACTACCAGGGTATCTAATCCTGTTCGCTCCCCACGCTTTCGCTCCTCAGCGTCAGTAATGGCCCAGAGATCCGCCTTCGCCACCGGTGTTCCTCCTGATATCTGCGCATTTCACCGCTACACCAGGAATTCCGATCTCCCCTACCACACTCTAGCTAGCCCGTATCGAATGCAGACCCGGGGTTAAGCCCCGGGCTTTCACACCCGACGTGACAAGCCGCCTACGAGCTCTTTACGCCCAATAATTCCGGACAACGCTTGCGCCCTACGTATTACCGCGGCTGCTGGCACGTAGTTAGCCGGCGCTTCTTCTGCAGGTACCGTCACTTTCGCTTCTTCCCTGCTGAAAGAGGTTTACAACCCGAAGGCCGTCATCCCTCACGCGGCGTCGCTGCATCAGGCTTTCGCCCATTGTGCAATATTCCCCACTGCTGCCTCCCGTAGGAGTCTGGGCCGTGTCTCAGTCCCAGTGTGGCCGGTCGCCCTCTCAGGCCGGCTACCCGTCGTCGCCTTGGTGAGCCATTACCTCACCAACAAGCTGATAGGCCGCGGGCTCATCCTTCACCGCCGGAGCT contains the following coding sequences:
- a CDS encoding CDP-alcohol phosphatidyltransferase family protein; its protein translation is MEVQETRVQTNRVLTIPNILSMARLLGVPLFLWLILRPEFGGPNSDGWAFLVLALSGVSDYLDGKLARRWNQISSLGRLLDPAADRLYILSTLVGLTWREILPVWLTAVLLARELVLLVMVGILRRHGYPPPQVNFLGKAATFNLMYAFPLLLLSDGSGWIPSLAAIFGWAFAGWGTTLYWWAGVLYVVQVRRLVRADAMADGTRRLKRA